A genomic region of Macaca thibetana thibetana isolate TM-01 chromosome 14, ASM2454274v1, whole genome shotgun sequence contains the following coding sequences:
- the LOC126936132 gene encoding olfactory receptor 5AR1: protein MDTENHSMVTEFIFMGITQDPQMQIIFFVVFLIVYLVNVVGNVGMIILIITDTQLHTPMYFFLCNLSFVDLGYSSAIAPRMLADFLTKHKVISFSSCATQFAFFVGFVDAECYVLAAMAYDRFVAICQPLHYSTLMSKQVCLALMLGSYLAGLVSLVSHTTLTFSLSYCGSNIINHFFCEIPPLLALSCSDTYISEILLFSLCGFIEFSTILIIFISYTFILVAIIRMRSAEGRLKAFSTCGSHLTGVTLFYGTVMFMYLRPTSSYSLDQEKWASVFYTIIIPMLNPLIYSLRNKDVKAAFKKLIRKNLNNNTK from the coding sequence ATGGATACAGAAAACCACTCAATGGTGACTGAGTTTATCTTCATGGGCATCACCCAGGACCCTCAGATGCAGATCATCTTCTTCGTGGTTTTCCTCATAGTTTACCTGGTTAATGTAGTGGGGAACGTTGGTATGATTATCCTGATTATAACAGACACTCAGCTTCACACACCCATGTATTTTTTCCTCTGCAACCTCTCCTTTGTTGACCTGGGCTACTCCTCAGCCATTGCTCCCAGGATGCTGGCTGACTTCCTAACAAAGCACAAAGTTATCTCCTTCTCCAGCTGTGCCACCCAGTTTGCCTTCTTTGTAGGTTTTGTGGATGCTGAGTGCTATGTCCTGGCAGCCATGGCCTATGATCGTTTTGTGGCTATCTGTCAACCCCTCCACTATAGCACCCTCATGTCCAAGCAGGTCTGCTTGGCTCTCATGCTGGGCTCTTACCTGGCTGGTCTAGTAAGTTTAGTATCCCACACTACCCTCACCTTCAGCCTGAGTTACTGTGGTTCCAATATCATCAACCATTTCTTCTGCGAAATCCCACCACTCTTGGCCCTCTCTTGTTCTGACACCTACATCAGTGAGATCTTGCTCTTCAGTCTGTGTGGCTTCATTGAATTCAGcaccatcctcatcatcttcatctcCTATACCTTTATCCTCGTTGCAATCATCAGAATGCGTTCAGCCGAAGGCCGCCTTAAGGCTTTCTCCACCTGTGGGTCTCACCTTACTGGCGTCACCCTCTTCTATGGCACAGTCATGTTTATGTACCTGAGGCCAACATCCAGCTACTCTCTGGACCAAGAGAAGTGGGCCTCTGTGTTCTACACGATTATCATCCCCATGTTGAATCCCTTGATCTACAGTTTGCGGAACAAAGATGTGAAAGCTGCTTTCAAAAAACTAATTCGAAAAAACCTCAATAATaacacaaaatga
- the LOC126936129 gene encoding olfactory receptor 5AP2, with amino-acid sequence MRLMKEVRGRNQTELTEFLLLGLSDNPDLQGVLFALFLLIYMATMVGNLGMIVLIKIDLCLHTPMYFFLSSLSFVDASYSSSVTPKMLVNLMAENKAISFHECAAQFYFFGSFLGTECFLLAMMAYDRYAAIWNPLLYPVLMSGRICFWLIATSFLAGFGNAAIHTGMTFRLSFCGSNRINHFYCDTPPLLKLSCSDTHVNGIVIMAFSSFNVICCVMIVLISYLCIFIAILKMPSLEGRHKAFSTCASHLMAVTIFFGTILFMYLRPTSSYSMEQDKVVSVFYTVIIPMLNPLIYSLKNKDVKNALKKILQKHIL; translated from the coding sequence ATGAGACTTATGAAAGAGGTTCGAGGCAGAAATCAAACAGAATTGACAGAATTTCTCCTCTTAGGACTTTCTGACAATCCAGATCTACAAGGGGTCCTCTTTGCATTATTTCTGTTAATCTATATGGCAACCATGGTGGGCAATTTGGGGATGATTGTATTGATTAAGATTGATCTCTGTCTCCACACTCCCATGTACTTCTTTCTCAGTAGCCTCTCTTTTGTGGATGCCTCTTACTCTTCTTCCGTCACTCCCAAGATGCTGGTGAACCTCATGGCTGAGAATAAGGCCATTTCTTTTCATGAATGTGCTGCCCAGTTCTACTTCTTTGGCTCCTTCCTGGGGACTGAGTGCTTCCTGTTGGCAATGATGGCATACGACCGCTACGCAGCCATTTGGAATCCCCTGCTCTACCCAGTACTCATGTCTGGGAGAATTTGCTTTTGGCTAATAGCTACCTCCTTCCTAGCAGGTTTTGGAAATGCAGCCATACACACAGGGATGACTTTTAGATTGTCCTTTTGTGGCTCTAATAGGATCAACCATTTCTACTGTGATACTCCACCGCTGCTCAAACTCTCTTGCTCTGATACCCATGTCAATGGCATTGTGATCATGGCTTTCTCAAGTTTTAATGTCATCTGCTGTGTTATGATTGTCCTCATTTCCTACCTGTGTATCTTCATTGCCATCTTGAAGATGCCTTCGTTAGAGGGCAGGCACAAAGCCTTCTCCACCTGTGCCTCTCACCTCATGGCTGTCACCATATTCTTTGGAACAATCCTCTTCATGTATTTGCGCCCTACATCTAGCTACTCAATGGAGCAGGACAAGGTTGTCTCTGTCTTTTATACAGTAATAATCCCTATGCTAAATCCCCTCatctatagtttaaaaaataaggatGTAAAAAACGCCCTAAAGAAGATCTTACAGAAACACATCTTGTAA